A single region of the Pristis pectinata isolate sPriPec2 chromosome 23, sPriPec2.1.pri, whole genome shotgun sequence genome encodes:
- the LOC127582285 gene encoding LOW QUALITY PROTEIN: volume-regulated anion channel subunit LRRC8D-like (The sequence of the model RefSeq protein was modified relative to this genomic sequence to represent the inferred CDS: inserted 2 bases in 1 codon) encodes MLCPLYLEMFTLEEISSVSRSPPSFRIFKPWWDAFMDYLAITMLMIAVFGGTTQIYKDRTVCLPIKANSTHTTRSSTEANLSRADELVDFNVTGLRRTIINQKSKKISHVNAVFAVDNTKMNLDYQQYRYVNQACYFRAVPWFPKHFSYFILVHTVALMICSNFWFKYPKTSSKIEHLIFILEKCFDSPWTTDVLSLAVTENSSKMNVRAQEKRKSTLAGQGISESIKGLTRTHPVIKKQFQLLDKKDGEQAKALFEKVRKFRLHVEQEDTIYKLYVGHWFLKPCSXLVILCYFMVFIQDVDFDIICRPGVENVIGYEIFICTFSIAFLLRRIILLYLILVAIYAGLCLRTLIWILRSPLKQYSFEKRETQFSDIPNVKNDFAFLLHLIDQYDPLYCTRFCIFLSEASEKKLKMLNLNNDWTVDKVRQQLIRNNKEQLELQLFMLTGIPQAVYDVTELQALRMELCNDIKISTKVTQLVHLEELSIVNCKVTVKPAALFFLGNNLHSLAVTFSVHEEVPDWINKLTRVRELSLIGNVNIENKTLELEFLKELRYLKILRINSNLMKIPFNVLYVAPHLTGLSIFNNKNKLEMLHNLGGMFNLACLDLQNCNLENIPQGIFSLSNLQELNLQGNELTRVDEFEAFQRLPRLSFLNLSNNKITSLPDSFSFIGNLERFNASDNQIETLPNSLFTIQKLHHLHMSNNRLTAIPTSIKYLKNLRFLDLSSNKLETLPDELFQCKKLKTLKLNNNLLTFLSGRFNMFLLSKLELKGNPLEELPVEIGQCSKLKQSGLIIDEFLSETLPMPIKANLMSNQEAPPDLPATISWAIFLCPNCWNCKCISVATVVKLLDQESRSLDQQSSNIGSNPPW; translated from the exons ATGCTCTGTCCTCTGTATTTAGAAATGTTTACCTTGGAAGAAATCTCTTCAGTTAGTAGATCTCCTCCATCCTTCCGGATCTTCAAACCATGGTGGGATGCCTTCATGGATTATCTGGCTATAACCATGTTAATGATCGCTGTGTTTGGGGGCACCACACAGATATACAAGGATAGGACTGTTTGTTTACCAATTAAAGCCAATTCCACTCATACTACCCGGTCATCTACTGAAGCTAACTTAAGCAGGGCAGATGAACTTGTGGATTTTAATGTAACTGGTCTTCGTAGAACAATAATTAATCAAAAATCCAAAAAAATCTCGCACGTCAACGCTGTCTTCGCCGTCGACAACACCAAAATGAATTTGGACTATCAGCAATATCGCTATGTCAACCAGGCATGCTATTTCCGTGCGGTTCCCTGGTTTCCCAAGCACTTCTCTTATTTCATACTGGTCCATACCGTCGCATTGATGATTTGTAGCAACTTCTGGTTCAAGTATCCCAAAACAAGCTCCAAAATAGAGCATTTGATCTTTATCTTGGAGAAGTGCTTCGATTCCCCCTGGACAACAGATGTCCTCTCTCTGGCAGTCACGGAGAACAGCAGCAAAATGAATGTCAGGGCGCAAGAAAAGCGCAAAAGCACATTGGCGGGCCAAGGTATCAGCGAGTCCATTAAAGGCTTAACGCGGACTCACCCAGTTATAAAGAAACAGTTCCAGTTACTGGACAAGAAGGATGGAGAACAAGCCAAAGCCCTGTTTGAGAAAGTGAGGAAGTTCAGGCTTCATGTGGAGCAAGAGGACACCATATATAAGCTCTACGTTGGACACTGGTTTTTAAAACCCTGCAG GCTTGtaattttatgttattttatgGTATTCATTCAAGACGTCGACTTTGACATTATATGTCGCCCCGGCGTAGAGAACGTGATCGGTTATGAGATTTTTATTTGTACATTTAGCATTGCCTTTCTGTTACGGAGGATCATCCTGCTCTACTTGATTTTAGTAGCCATCTACGCGGGGCTTTGCCTTCGCACCCTCATCTGGATCTTGAGATCGCCCCTGAAGCAATACTCTTTCGAAAAACGCGAAACCCAGTTCAGCGACATTCCTAACGTAAAGAATGATTTTGCTTTCCTGTTACACCTGATCGATCAGTATGATCCCCTGTACTGCACGCGTTTCTGTATCTTTCTTTCCGAGGCAAGTGAGAAAAAGTTGAAGATGTTAAATTTGAATAACGACTGGACTGTGGACAAGGTGAGGCAACAGCTAATCAGAAATAACAAGGAGCAGTTGGAACTTCAACTCTTCATGTTGACAGGAATTCCTCAAGCGGTCTACGATGTGACGGAGTTACAGGCCTTAAGGATGGAACTCTGCAACGATATTAAGATAAGCACCAAGGTAACTCAACTTGTCCACTTGGAAGAACTTTCGATTGTAAACTGCAAAGTCACCGTTAAACCAGCCGCGTTATTCTTTCTAGGCAACAACTTACATTCGCTGGCAGTCACGTTTTCAGTTCACGAGGAGGTGCCTGACTGGATTAATAAACTGACCCGGGTCAGAGAGCTTTCCTTGATTGGGAACGTcaacatagaaaataaaacattggaaTTAGAATTCTTAAAAGAACTTCGTTATTTGAAAATCCTACGGATCAACAGTAACCTCATGAAAATACCCTTCAATGTGTTGTACGTGGCGCCCCACCTGACAGGGCTGTCGATTTTCAATAACAAGAACAAGCTCGAAATGCTCCACAATTTGGGAGGCATGTTCAATTTAGCTTGTCTTGACCTGCAAAACTGTAACCTGGAGAATATACCGCAGGGCATTTTTAGTCTCAGCAATCTGCAAGAATTGAACCTCCAGGGCAACGAACTTACCCGAGTAGATGAGTTTGAAGCTTTCCAACGACTACCGAGACTGTCCTTCCTAAATCTCAGTAACAACAAAATTACTTCCCTTCCAGACTCCTTCAGTTTCATTGGCAACCTTGAACGTTTTAATGCATCAGACAATCAGATTGAGACGTTGCCAAATAGTCTATTTACTATTCAGAAGCTACATCATTTGCACATGAGCAACAATCGTCTGACTGCCATACCCACATCTATTAAATACCTCAAAAACCTTAGATTTCTAGACTTGAGCTCCAATAAGTTGGAAACTTTACCAGACGAGCTGTTCCAGTGTAAGAAGCTCAAGACTCTGAAGCTGAACAATAATTTACTTACCTTCCTTAGTGGAAGATTCAACATGTTCCTACTTTCAAAATTGGAACTCAAAGGGAACCCTTTGGAAGAACTTCCGGTAGAAATAGGTCAGTGTAGCAAACTGAAACAAAGTGGTCTGATAATAGATGAATTCTTATCGGAGACACTTCCTATGCCAATCAAAGCAAATTTGATGTCTAACCAGGAGGCTCCGCCAGAT CTTCCAGCAACAATATCCTGGGCAATCTTCCTCTGCCCTAATTGCTGGAATTGCAAGTGCATCTCAGTGGctacagtggttaaattattggaccaAGAATCCAGAAGCCTAGATCAACAAAGCAGCAACATAGGTTCAAATCCACCATGGTAG
- the LOC127581974 gene encoding volume-regulated anion channel subunit LRRC8A: MIPVTELRYFADTQPAYRILKPWWDVFTDYISIVMLMIAVFGGTLQVTQDKMICLPCKWVLNSTCIEPLQPQPTVLQTAEYPNASLPPSSILPSFSDEPTGIQYDLDRHQYNYVDAVCYENKLHWFAKYFPYLVLLHTLVFLVCSNFWFKYPRTSSKLEHFVSILLKCFDSPWTTRALSETVVEESDPKQSFVKMNGSMAKKSSSASEDVEASVPMLQRTKSRIEQGIVDRSETGVLDKKEGEQAKALFEKVKKFRTHVEEGDIVYQLYMRQTIIKVIKFALIISYSLYYVDDIKFDVSCIVDIQNLTGYSVYQCAHPLATLFKILASFYISLVIVYGLICMYTLWWMLRRSLKKYSFESIREESSYSDIPDVKNDFAFMLHLIDQYDPLYSKRFAVFLSEVSENKLRQLNLNNEWTLEKLRQRIMKNSQDKLELHLFMLSGIPDTIFDLTELEVLKLEMILDVTIPPIIAQLTNLKELWLYHTPAKIEAPALAFLREHLKSLHIKFTDIKEIPLWIYSLKNLEELHLTGNLSAENNRYIVIDGLRDLKCLKVLRLKSNLTKLPQVITDVGVHLQKLSINNEGTKLMVLNSLKKMVNLTELELIRCDLERIPHSIFSLHNLQEIDLKDNNLKTIEEIISFQHLRRLVCLKLWYNHIAYIPIQIGTLNNMERLYLNRNKIEKIPTQLFYCRKLRYLDLSHNNLTSIPQDIGFLQNLQYLAVTANRIETLPPELFQCRKLRTLNLGNNCLLSLQSRVGELTSLTQLELRGNRLECLPVELGECRLLKRSALVVEDDLFNTLPSEVKEQLWRADKEQA; this comes from the exons ATGATTCCAGTAACGGAACTGCGATATTTTGCCGACACCCAGCCTGCTTACCGCATCTTGAAGCCATGGTGGGATGTGTTCACGGACTACATCTCCATCGTAATGCTTATGATAGCAGTGTTTGGGGGAACATTGCAGGTCACACAAGACAAAATGATCTGTTTACCCTGCAAATGGGTTTTGAACAGTACGTGTATCGAACCTCTTCAGCCACAACCCACAGTGTTGCAAACTGCAGAATACCCAAATGCATCCCTCCCACCATCTTCGATCCTTCCCTCATTTTCTGATGAACCCACAGGCATCCAATATGACTTAGACCGGCACCAGTACAATTATGTGGATGCAGTGTGCTATGAGAATAAACTTCACTGGTTTGCAAAATACTTCCCATACCTTGTACTTCTGCACACTCTAGTATTCTTAGTGTGTAGTAATTTCTGGTTCAAATATCCTCGGACCAGCTCGAAGCTAGAACATTTTGTATCCATCCTCCTCAAATGCTTTGACTCGCCATGGACAACACGGGCACTATCCgaaacagtggttgaggaaaGTGACCCAAAACAGTCATTTGTTAAAATGAATGGCTCAATGGCAAAGAAATCTTCTTCGGCAAGTGAGGACGTGGAGGCCAGTGTGCCCATGTTGCAGAGAACAAAATCTCGCATTGAACAGGGGATAGTTGATCGCTCTGAAACGGGAGTACTGGATAAAAAGGAAGGAGAACAAGCTAAGGCCCTTTTTGAAAAAGTAAAGAAGTTCCGCACCCATGTAGAGGAAGGGGATATCGTTTACCAACTCTACATGAGACAGACTATTATCAAAGTAATCAAATTTGCGCTTATTATTAGTTACTCACTTTATTATGTTGATGATATCAAATTCGATGTGTCTTGTATTGTGGACATTCAGAACCTCACAGGATACAGTGTGTATCAGTGTGCTCATCCATTAGCCACCCTGTTCAAAATCCTGGCATCCTTTTATATTAGTTTAGTGATTGTTTATGGACTCATTTGCATGTACACACTTTGGTGGATGCTCCGGCGTTCATTgaagaagtattcatttgagtCCATTAGGGAGGAGAGCAGCTATAGTGATATTCCTGATGTCAAGAATGATTTTGCTTTCATGCTGCATCTGATCGATCAGTATGATCCATTGTACTCGAAACGTTTTGCTGTCTTTTTGTCTGAGGTCAGTGAGAACAAATTGCGGCAGCTCAATCTGAATAATGAATGGACCCTGGAGAAACTCCGGCAGAGGATCATGAAAAACTCTCAGGATAAACTGGAACTCCACCTCTTCATGCTGAGTGGAATTCCAGACACCATCTTTGACCTGACTGAGTTAGAAGTGCTTAAACTAGAGATGATCCTGGATGTCACCATTCCTCCAATCATTGCCCAGCTTACGAACCTTAAAGAACTCTGGTTGTACCACACACCAGCAAAGATTGAGGCACCAGCTCTTGCCTTCTTGCGTGAGCACCTGAAGTCACTGCATATCAAGTTTACAGACATCAAAGAGATCCCCCTGTGGATCTACAGCCTGAAGAACCTGGAAGAGCTTCATCTAACTGGGAATTTGAGTGCAGAAAATAACCGCTACATTGTGATTGATGGCTTGAGGGACCTCAAATGTCTTAAAGTTTTGAGGTTGAAGAGTAACTTGACTAAGCTGCCGCAGGTTATTACAGATGTTGGTGTTCATCTACAGAAATTGTCGATCAACAATGAgggtacaaaactcatggtcctCAATAGTCTAAAGAAGATGGTTAATCTGACAGAATTGGAGTTGATTCGTTGTGATTTGGAACGAATCCCACACTCAATCTTCAGTCTCCATAACTTGCAGGAGATTGATCTCAAAGACAACAACTTGAAGACAATCGAGGAAATAATCAGCTTCCAGCACTTGCGGCGCCTAGTCTGCCTTAAGCTGTGGTATAACCACATTGCCTACATCCCAATTCAGATTGGCACTTTGAACAACATGGAAAGGCTCTACTTGAACCGAAACAAAATTGAAAAGATTCCCACACAGCTCTTCTACTGCCGCAAATTGCGGTATTTAGATTTGAGTCATAATAACCTAACCTCCATTCCACAGGACATTGGTTTCCTTCAGAATCTGCAATATCTTGCTGTCACTGCAAACAGA ATTGAAACCCTGCCGCCTGAACTCTTCCAGTGCCGCAAGCTTCGGACCCTAAATCTGGGGAATAACTGCTTGCTATCACTACAGTCGCGGGTTGGAGAGCTAACCAGTTTGACGCAGCTGGAGCTTCGTGGAAACCGACTGGAATGTCTCCCTGTGGAGCTTGGAGAATGCAGGCTACTCAAAAGAAGTGCCCTTGTGGTGGAGGATGATCTCTTCAATACACTCCCATCTGAAGTCAAGGAGCAGCTGTGGCGAGCAGACAAGGAACAAGCCTGA